One window of the Tetragenococcus koreensis genome contains the following:
- a CDS encoding NADPH-dependent F420 reductase — protein MDNAVLGILGAGKLGTVLARLAVAAGYRVLIAGSGSVEKISLTIEVLAPGAQALTAKEVTEKADIVLLALPLGKYQTIPQAELQGKIVIDAMNYWWEIDGKENTISDFQTSSSEVVQNFLKDSIVVKAFNHMGYHDIEDETRAAGENQRKAIAYAADDDTAGNTAAQLIDDLGFDPLFIGPLKNGITLEPGSPLFGANLSKEELLAAIQQFPESEFGKKVIAAREVL, from the coding sequence ATGGATAACGCAGTACTAGGTATTTTAGGTGCAGGGAAGCTAGGTACGGTATTAGCGCGTTTGGCAGTCGCTGCTGGCTATAGGGTATTGATTGCAGGTTCGGGTTCAGTTGAAAAAATTTCGCTGACTATCGAAGTATTAGCGCCTGGAGCACAAGCATTGACGGCTAAAGAAGTTACTGAAAAAGCAGATATTGTTCTATTAGCATTGCCTCTTGGTAAGTATCAAACGATTCCTCAAGCGGAGTTGCAAGGAAAAATTGTGATCGATGCGATGAATTATTGGTGGGAAATTGATGGAAAAGAAAATACAATTTCAGATTTCCAAACTTCTTCTTCAGAAGTGGTACAAAACTTTTTAAAAGACAGTATTGTGGTTAAAGCTTTCAATCACATGGGGTATCATGATATAGAAGATGAAACTCGAGCAGCTGGAGAAAACCAGCGCAAAGCCATTGCCTATGCAGCAGATGATGATACAGCAGGCAATACAGCTGCACAACTGATCGATGACCTAGGGTTTGATCCGTTATTTATCGGTCCATTGAAAAATGGAATCACGCTAGAACCAGGGAGCCCACTATTTGGGGCTAACTTATCCAAAGAAGAATTGCTAGCCGCTATACAACAATTTCCTGAGAGTGAATTTGGGAAGAAAGTTATAGCAGCTAGAGAAGTTCTTTGA
- a CDS encoding NRAMP family divalent metal transporter, which produces MNKKKKHKKSFIERFKSMGPAAIVTSAFVGPGTITTTTLAGVNFKYSLLWAILFSGLSLVVLMEMAGRIGIISNHDIAEAATASFSNKKVAGIIIKSIIVITLFATAFGLEAGNLIGGSLGVADAANLPQWLSALILGGAAFYAVAVGTAKTLEKLMTFFVSLMGVIFVLTMLLVGPNYIEVLNGFIPTNIPEGSGVNIIALIGTTLIGINILMHATTTAEKWQGPAHLADANFDIYFNVGIGTIISLAIIITSGTVLYGSGTVVDTPLVFSQMLEPTLGSYARIIGNVGIVAAGLSSAIATPLILKTVLARLFNWEANGMKARVTGGSAVIFGSIFAAVGTNPTQIIVFASAFSGLFLPIVAVLIMVAANNKELLQEYKNNIFQNILGGIATLVTLGLGINSLLNFFENLSNL; this is translated from the coding sequence ATGAATAAAAAGAAAAAACATAAGAAAAGCTTTATAGAAAGATTCAAAAGTATGGGTCCAGCAGCCATAGTAACCAGTGCCTTTGTTGGACCGGGTACTATTACAACGACGACATTGGCCGGTGTTAATTTTAAGTATTCATTGTTATGGGCTATCCTCTTTTCTGGTTTGTCTCTAGTTGTTTTAATGGAAATGGCAGGAAGAATCGGCATTATTTCAAACCATGATATAGCAGAAGCAGCAACCGCAAGTTTTTCAAATAAAAAAGTGGCAGGAATCATTATCAAAAGTATTATTGTGATTACCCTGTTTGCCACTGCTTTTGGACTTGAAGCTGGAAACCTTATTGGTGGTTCATTGGGGGTAGCTGATGCAGCGAACTTGCCCCAATGGCTCTCAGCACTTATTCTTGGAGGAGCTGCTTTTTACGCCGTTGCTGTCGGAACTGCTAAAACACTTGAAAAATTGATGACTTTCTTTGTTAGCCTAATGGGAGTCATCTTTGTACTTACTATGTTACTTGTTGGACCTAACTATATTGAAGTGTTAAATGGTTTTATCCCAACAAATATTCCTGAAGGTTCAGGAGTGAATATTATTGCATTAATCGGCACAACATTAATTGGGATCAATATATTAATGCATGCAACAACAACCGCAGAAAAATGGCAAGGGCCCGCGCATTTAGCTGATGCCAATTTCGATATTTATTTTAATGTTGGGATAGGAACGATCATTTCTCTTGCGATTATCATTACAAGTGGCACGGTTTTATACGGAAGTGGAACAGTTGTAGATACACCACTCGTATTTTCTCAAATGCTGGAACCCACATTAGGAAGCTACGCCAGAATCATTGGTAATGTAGGTATTGTAGCCGCTGGATTATCATCGGCCATTGCTACACCACTCATTTTAAAAACTGTTTTAGCTAGATTGTTTAATTGGGAAGCAAATGGCATGAAAGCACGGGTAACAGGAGGCTCAGCTGTTATTTTTGGTTCAATATTTGCGGCGGTTGGTACAAACCCAACACAGATTATCGTATTCGCATCTGCATTTAGCGGGTTATTTTTACCTATCGTAGCTGTTTTGATTATGGTTGCTGCAAATAATAAAGAGTTACTCCAAGAATATAAGAACAATATCTTCCAAAATATTCTTGGTGGGATAGCAACACTCGTTACTCTTGGCCTTGGCATTAATAGTTTGCTTAATTTCTTTGAAAACTTATCTAACTTGTAG
- a CDS encoding Ldh family oxidoreductase: MTSFVEWNFLADFVEKAFAAYGIPQEDAKICTDVLLQSDKKGIESHGVNRFKPIYIDRIKDGIQNPITKFEIVRETPTTAVVDGHDGMGQVIGHQSMQLAIDKAKEYGMGMVAVRNSTHYGIAGYYTDMAAESGCIGMTGTNARPSIAPTFSVENKLGTNPLTVSFPTDEEFPFSLDCATSIIQRGKIELYERQGKDTPAGAVIGRDGSAMTDSPEILRALQTGEAALAPLGGIGEKLSGYKGYGYATIVEVLSAALQQGNFLSMLSGIGEEGEKTKFHLGHFFIAIDTEAFMGLDSFKKTAGDILRELRAAEKAPDAQRIYTPGEKEYLVWKEREKTGLPVNEPVQKELIAIRDDAGLTDYKFPFEE, encoded by the coding sequence ATGACAAGTTTCGTAGAATGGAATTTTTTGGCCGATTTTGTTGAAAAAGCTTTTGCTGCTTATGGTATACCTCAAGAAGATGCTAAAATTTGTACAGATGTTTTACTACAGTCAGATAAAAAAGGTATTGAAAGCCATGGAGTTAACCGTTTTAAACCAATTTATATCGATCGGATCAAAGATGGTATTCAAAATCCAATCACAAAATTTGAAATTGTACGTGAAACACCCACAACTGCTGTAGTTGATGGACACGATGGTATGGGACAAGTAATCGGACACCAATCCATGCAATTAGCAATCGATAAAGCGAAAGAATACGGTATGGGAATGGTAGCGGTACGAAATTCAACACACTATGGAATTGCCGGTTATTATACCGATATGGCTGCAGAATCAGGTTGTATTGGTATGACTGGAACAAACGCTCGTCCATCGATCGCCCCTACTTTCAGTGTGGAAAATAAACTAGGCACCAACCCCTTAACAGTCAGCTTTCCAACGGATGAAGAATTTCCATTTTCATTGGACTGTGCAACTTCCATCATTCAACGTGGTAAGATCGAACTATATGAACGGCAAGGAAAAGACACTCCAGCTGGTGCGGTTATTGGACGTGACGGTTCTGCAATGACTGATTCACCAGAAATTTTGCGGGCCCTTCAAACAGGAGAAGCTGCTTTAGCACCTCTAGGAGGTATTGGTGAAAAGCTTTCCGGATATAAAGGTTACGGTTATGCAACGATTGTTGAAGTTCTTTCAGCTGCTTTGCAACAAGGTAACTTCTTGAGCATGCTATCTGGCATAGGCGAAGAAGGTGAGAAAACAAAATTCCATTTGGGACACTTTTTCATCGCCATCGATACAGAAGCCTTTATGGGGTTAGACAGCTTTAAGAAAACCGCTGGTGATATTCTGCGTGAACTACGTGCAGCTGAAAAAGCACCTGATGCCCAACGAATCTATACGCCTGGTGAAAAAGAATATCTAGTTTGGAAAGAACGTGAAAAAACCGGCCTACCTGTTAATGAACCTGTTCAAAAAGAACTAATTGCAATTCGCGATGACGCTGGTTTGACGGATTATAAATTTCCGTTTGAAGAGTAA
- a CDS encoding type II toxin-antitoxin system PemK/MazF family toxin codes for MNSKKSESYLPERQDIVWIDFDPSKGKEIQKRRPAVIVSSKKYSQLTGLTVVIPVTHATNNRFLNTDFLVPIQDGKVNGFANPLQIFSFDFKKRKIKKAGQVNDAAYAKIQQTLLFVVSSSNG; via the coding sequence TTGAACTCGAAGAAGAGTGAGTCATATCTCCCAGAACGCCAAGACATTGTGTGGATTGACTTTGATCCCAGCAAAGGAAAAGAAATTCAAAAGCGCCGTCCTGCAGTAATTGTTAGTTCAAAAAAATATAGTCAATTAACGGGGCTCACAGTTGTAATTCCGGTTACACACGCCACAAACAATCGTTTTTTAAACACAGACTTTTTGGTCCCTATTCAAGACGGTAAAGTCAATGGGTTTGCGAATCCGTTACAAATTTTCTCTTTTGACTTTAAAAAAAGAAAGATTAAAAAAGCTGGGCAAGTAAATGATGCAGCTTATGCTAAAATTCAACAGACATTGTTATTTGTAGTTAGTTCTAGCAATGGCTGA
- the mazE gene encoding type II toxin-antitoxin system PemI/MazE family antitoxin, protein MSVKLRKVGSSHVLTVPNKFEVTENTEFDVFQGRDGSIIYTPKRNNPFEGNWYNHDLQQESVFEDVEDLNIELEEE, encoded by the coding sequence ATGTCAGTTAAACTTCGTAAGGTCGGTTCTTCTCATGTTCTGACCGTGCCAAACAAATTTGAAGTCACAGAAAATACAGAATTTGATGTCTTCCAAGGCCGTGATGGAAGTATCATCTATACGCCTAAACGCAATAATCCATTTGAAGGAAATTGGTATAACCATGATCTCCAACAAGAAAGTGTTTTTGAAGACGTGGAGGATTTAAATATTGAACTCGAAGAAGAGTGA
- a CDS encoding BglG family transcription antiterminator: MAKLAYQRLDDILGLLMQRTEPISIQELSNTNHVTERTIRSDINNLNELLQPIDASISLIRNKGYQLNITSQSAFDHWWKENLAASDTFLSSAEERQTLLLFILFKSQTPYTLENFLDQLFVSKNTFYSYLKAIRDALLSYGLKVINRPNIGFEIVGDEFAKRQAIIDLLIGKDLQEYLTGFTEMEFALFDNVDLEQLEKIELYRLSGLGLLESDYYHRNMLTHFALGISRVLDHQIINEFPVKVPDLFNKATHALHRLIQDIEEKYEITLPNEEKKYFTYYLALNSPRLVNVGNEQIDSQKTAQAIVHKLLERIKASFNFDWTDDQLLIDDLISHIKGFINMNVMDAGHSNPLLTTIKRSFPLAYDLCLTSLKEIGEQYGLYFSEDEIGYIALHIAGAFERNSIDQIHKYRVILVCGTGKAMSRIIEAKIKNVYKEQISIVERLSFVELQKTDVQSIDFVITTVPLGKLSIPYIYIDMTYLDTEIRKIDTHIKELEKQKQTIEQLFDPRFFFYEPKETSKVELLKDMSEELEKENIVPQNFYASIMEREKIEQTGIGQTIAIPHPMSLIAQESKLAVAIIPEGIDWGKEEQVNFVFLFAIKKEDYEETAEIYDLLVDLLNDTQTQQNILKNNDFDCFLNQMENI, from the coding sequence ATGGCGAAACTAGCTTATCAACGGTTAGACGATATTTTGGGATTGTTAATGCAACGTACAGAGCCCATTTCAATACAAGAACTAAGCAACACGAATCATGTAACAGAGCGGACGATTCGTAGCGACATCAATAATTTAAACGAACTATTACAACCAATCGATGCTTCCATTTCCTTGATCAGAAATAAAGGCTATCAATTAAATATAACCAGTCAAAGCGCTTTTGATCATTGGTGGAAAGAAAATTTAGCCGCTTCAGATACATTTCTTTCTTCTGCAGAAGAGAGACAAACGCTTTTATTATTTATCTTGTTTAAAAGTCAAACTCCTTATACGCTGGAAAATTTTTTGGATCAATTATTTGTCAGTAAAAATACTTTTTATAGCTATTTAAAAGCAATCAGAGACGCACTTTTGTCTTATGGGTTAAAAGTAATCAATCGGCCTAATATCGGTTTTGAGATAGTGGGAGATGAATTTGCCAAACGACAAGCAATTATTGATTTGCTAATCGGAAAAGATTTGCAAGAGTATCTAACTGGATTCACTGAAATGGAATTTGCTTTATTCGACAACGTTGATTTAGAACAATTAGAAAAAATAGAATTATATCGCTTATCTGGTCTAGGTTTACTAGAATCAGACTATTATCATAGAAATATGTTGACTCACTTTGCGCTGGGCATTAGTCGCGTATTGGATCACCAAATTATTAATGAATTTCCGGTAAAAGTACCCGACTTGTTTAATAAAGCTACCCATGCACTTCACCGACTTATACAAGATATTGAGGAAAAATATGAAATTACACTACCCAATGAAGAGAAAAAATATTTTACTTACTATCTAGCACTTAATTCGCCACGTTTAGTAAATGTTGGAAACGAACAAATAGATTCACAGAAAACAGCTCAAGCTATTGTGCACAAACTTCTAGAACGTATTAAAGCCTCTTTTAATTTTGACTGGACAGATGATCAGTTACTAATTGATGATTTAATTTCTCACATTAAGGGATTTATAAACATGAATGTAATGGACGCGGGCCATAGTAATCCATTATTAACAACGATCAAACGTTCTTTTCCATTAGCTTATGATCTTTGTTTAACCAGCTTAAAAGAAATCGGAGAACAATATGGACTTTATTTTTCTGAAGATGAAATCGGCTACATTGCCTTACATATCGCGGGTGCATTTGAAAGAAACTCAATCGACCAAATACATAAATACCGAGTAATATTAGTTTGTGGAACCGGCAAAGCAATGAGTAGAATCATTGAAGCAAAAATAAAAAATGTATATAAAGAACAAATTAGTATCGTCGAACGGCTTTCCTTTGTCGAATTGCAAAAAACGGACGTGCAATCGATCGATTTTGTGATTACAACTGTTCCTTTGGGGAAATTATCTATCCCTTATATTTATATTGACATGACTTATTTGGATACAGAAATCAGAAAAATTGATACCCACATAAAAGAACTCGAAAAACAAAAACAAACAATAGAACAGCTTTTTGATCCACGTTTCTTTTTCTATGAACCAAAAGAAACATCGAAAGTGGAGTTATTAAAAGATATGAGTGAAGAATTAGAAAAAGAAAATATTGTGCCTCAAAATTTTTATGCTAGCATTATGGAGCGAGAAAAAATTGAGCAAACAGGAATAGGCCAAACGATCGCTATCCCTCACCCAATGTCTTTAATCGCTCAAGAATCAAAACTAGCTGTCGCAATCATTCCAGAAGGAATAGATTGGGGGAAAGAAGAACAAGTAAACTTCGTTTTCTTATTTGCTATAAAAAAAGAAGATTATGAAGAAACAGCAGAGATTTATGACCTGCTTGTTGATCTTTTAAATGACACACAAACACAACAAAATATACTAAAAAACAACGATTTTGATTGCTTTCTCAATCAGATGGAAAATATATAA
- a CDS encoding PTS sugar transporter subunit IIA, which translates to MKFDEENILLDLSVTSKTELFKVIADYAQSLNYIENTEKVSEAFLDREKEFSTGLQDGFAIPHAKSEFVLSPTVFFIRLKKPLSWETFDGTDVKHLFALLAAKKNAGTVYLKMLSNLSQALLEEEFIHKIKGSVSKEELVVLINKEMIGEEIK; encoded by the coding sequence ATGAAATTTGATGAAGAAAATATCTTGCTTGATCTATCGGTTACGTCAAAAACGGAACTATTTAAAGTGATTGCAGATTATGCTCAAAGTTTAAATTATATCGAAAATACTGAAAAAGTATCTGAAGCTTTTTTAGATAGGGAAAAAGAATTTTCAACAGGATTACAGGATGGTTTTGCGATACCACATGCTAAATCTGAATTTGTATTATCGCCAACCGTTTTTTTTATTCGTTTGAAAAAACCATTATCATGGGAAACCTTTGATGGGACAGATGTAAAACATCTTTTCGCTCTGTTGGCCGCGAAAAAAAACGCCGGTACTGTTTACTTGAAAATGTTGAGTAATTTATCTCAAGCGTTATTGGAAGAAGAATTTATTCACAAAATTAAAGGAAGCGTTAGTAAAGAGGAATTGGTTGTATTAATTAATAAGGAAATGATAGGAGAGGAAATTAAATGA
- a CDS encoding PTS fructose transporter subunit IIB, translating to MKIVGITSCPAGLAHTPMAAKALEKAGETLEYDVKIEQQGSLGQVNKISQDEVDQADFVLFATDQKIIDSERFKGKPQLRVNITTCIKAPEAVLKKCVAAVRQRQEN from the coding sequence ATGAAAATTGTAGGAATTACTTCATGTCCAGCTGGATTAGCACATACACCGATGGCGGCAAAGGCTTTAGAAAAAGCCGGAGAAACTTTGGAATACGATGTCAAAATTGAACAACAAGGTTCGCTTGGCCAGGTAAATAAAATATCACAAGATGAAGTAGATCAGGCAGATTTTGTTCTATTTGCTACGGACCAAAAGATTATTGACAGTGAACGCTTTAAAGGGAAACCGCAATTGCGGGTAAATATTACAACTTGTATTAAAGCACCGGAAGCAGTTTTGAAAAAATGTGTTGCAGCGGTTAGACAACGTCAAGAAAATTAG
- a CDS encoding PTS fructose transporter subunit IIC — MKKLFSELKGHLMSGISYILPLIIGASLVVAIAKVIGFAMGATTLDPYEDGQGFMHALYLVEQVGWTGIGLINTVLAGFIAYSVGDKAAIGAGFIGGAVATETNAGFLGALIAGFLAGYLVKWAKDRIKLPESFSSVMPLVILPLIATLSVAIVMGAILVGPLSWINESLINWIKHMIENDVNQVVLAMIMGGMIGVDLGGPVNKASWMAGNVLLAEGIYLPAIIVNVANCALPLGYALATVFHKNRFNNELKDAGKNNFVMGFIGITEGAIPFTLISPLKLVLVNVIGAGLSSAVGVFLGMYAKMPPVGGIYGFFSVGSGWAYLLGILLGATFIGTVAPLLVNFNKGDDLEVEDVDVDSIDISFEN; from the coding sequence ATGAAAAAGCTATTTTCTGAATTAAAAGGGCATTTAATGAGCGGTATTAGCTATATTTTACCATTAATTATTGGCGCTTCTTTGGTTGTTGCAATTGCTAAAGTCATTGGGTTTGCTATGGGAGCAACCACTTTGGATCCGTATGAAGATGGTCAAGGCTTTATGCACGCGCTTTATTTAGTGGAACAAGTAGGCTGGACAGGAATTGGTCTAATTAATACGGTATTAGCTGGTTTCATTGCTTATTCAGTTGGGGATAAAGCGGCAATCGGCGCTGGATTTATTGGCGGGGCTGTTGCAACAGAAACCAATGCTGGTTTTTTAGGGGCGCTAATCGCCGGGTTCTTGGCAGGTTATTTGGTGAAATGGGCAAAAGATCGTATTAAATTACCTGAATCGTTTAGTAGTGTGATGCCGCTGGTTATTTTGCCACTGATTGCAACGCTGTCTGTTGCAATTGTTATGGGGGCAATTCTTGTTGGACCTCTGTCATGGATTAACGAAAGTTTAATCAATTGGATCAAACATATGATTGAAAACGATGTGAATCAAGTTGTTTTAGCAATGATCATGGGAGGTATGATCGGTGTCGATCTAGGTGGTCCTGTTAATAAAGCCTCTTGGATGGCTGGTAATGTTTTATTAGCCGAAGGGATATATTTGCCAGCGATTATCGTTAATGTAGCTAATTGTGCGTTGCCCTTAGGTTATGCCTTAGCAACGGTATTTCACAAAAATCGTTTTAATAATGAGTTAAAAGATGCAGGTAAAAATAACTTTGTTATGGGATTTATTGGTATTACAGAAGGAGCGATTCCTTTCACGTTAATCAGTCCATTGAAATTAGTGTTGGTTAATGTGATCGGTGCAGGTCTTTCTTCAGCGGTTGGGGTGTTTCTTGGAATGTATGCGAAAATGCCCCCTGTTGGAGGGATTTACGGGTTCTTTTCCGTTGGTTCTGGCTGGGCATACTTACTAGGTATCTTATTAGGCGCTACTTTTATTGGAACAGTTGCTCCATTACTTGTTAATTTCAATAAAGGTGACGACCTTGAAGTGGAAGATGTTGATGTTGACAGTATTGACATTAGTTTTGAAAATTAA